One Streptomyces fagopyri DNA window includes the following coding sequences:
- a CDS encoding ROK family protein, whose amino-acid sequence MHTDLVAALDIGGTKIAGALVDGRGRILLRAQRATPAQEDGDTVMGAVEAVVGELTRSPLWSRAGAVGIGSAGPVDASAGTVSPVNVPGWRDYPLVERVREATGGLPVELIGDGVAITAAEHWQGAARGHDNALCMVVSTGVGGGLVLNGQLHAGPTGNAGHIGHISVDLDGDLCPCGSRGCVERIASGPNIARRALEGGWVPGADGDTSAAAVADAARAGDPVAVASFERAARALAAGIAATATLVEIDIAVIGGGVGKAGDVLLDPLRKALGDYATLSFVRRLTVAPALMGTDAGLVGAAAAALSRQSNETVARVGG is encoded by the coding sequence ATGCACACCGACCTCGTGGCCGCGCTCGACATCGGCGGCACCAAGATCGCCGGAGCGCTCGTGGACGGCCGTGGCCGGATCCTGCTGCGCGCGCAGCGCGCGACGCCCGCGCAGGAGGACGGCGACACCGTCATGGGGGCCGTGGAGGCCGTGGTCGGCGAGCTGACTCGTTCTCCGCTGTGGAGCAGGGCCGGGGCCGTCGGTATCGGCAGCGCGGGCCCGGTGGACGCCTCGGCGGGCACCGTGAGCCCCGTGAACGTGCCGGGCTGGCGTGACTACCCGCTGGTCGAGCGGGTCCGCGAGGCCACGGGCGGTCTGCCCGTCGAGCTGATCGGCGACGGCGTCGCCATCACCGCGGCCGAGCACTGGCAGGGCGCCGCCCGCGGTCACGACAACGCGCTGTGCATGGTGGTGTCGACGGGCGTCGGCGGCGGGCTGGTTCTGAACGGTCAGCTGCACGCGGGCCCCACCGGCAACGCGGGCCACATCGGGCACATCAGCGTGGACCTCGACGGCGACCTGTGCCCGTGCGGCTCCCGGGGCTGCGTGGAGCGCATCGCGAGCGGTCCGAACATCGCTCGGCGCGCCCTGGAGGGCGGCTGGGTGCCCGGAGCCGACGGCGACACCTCGGCCGCCGCGGTCGCCGACGCCGCCCGCGCGGGCGATCCGGTGGCGGTGGCGTCCTTCGAACGGGCCGCCAGGGCGCTCGCGGCGGGCATCGCGGCCACCGCGACCCTCGTCGAGATCGACATCGCCGTCATCGGCGGCGGCGTGGGCAAGGCGGGCGACGTGCTCCTCGACCCGCTGCGCAAGGCGCTGGGCGACTACGCGACGCTGTCCTTCGTACGGCGGCTGACCGTGGCACCCGCGCTGATGGGCACGGACGCCGGTCTGGTCGGCGCGGCGGCGGCCGCGCTCAGTCGGCAGTCGAACGAGACGGTCGCGCGGGTCGGCGGCTGA
- a CDS encoding NPCBM/NEW2 domain-containing protein — translation MRHLHTRTTRSRLVGALVAGLLCTTGLAAPALATPATDVAVPALADGLALTPPMGFNNWNSTHCRAEFNESMVKGIADLFVEKGLKDAGYQYVNLDDCWALPSRDADGKLVADPARFPDGIKAVADYVHAKGLKLGVYTSAGTKTCDSVGFPGALGHEYSDARQFADWGVDYLKYDNCNNQGVDAKSRYTTMRDALQAASRETGRPIVYSICEWGENKPWQWASDVGHLWRTTGDISDNWGSMLSILKQNLPLAPYAGPGHWNDPDMLEVGNGGMTDTEYRSHFSLWSVMAAPLLIGSDLRKATPATFDILANKEVVAVDQDPLGKQGTVLSSEGGRWVVAKEMKDGSRAVALFNETGGAQRVATTAAAVGLPAAPGYTLRDLWQHRSYNTAGAISATVPAHGTVLVRVSAGHGWAQQPPAVELGLDGNPLVEAGGPATLTTSVTDLGRTTARRVAVTLSGPAGWTVRAASRTTAPAVPTGRSLRTKWRLTAPEGTATGSYDLTLRATYRSPRGVLVESVLPVTASVVVPPPPGTSSLGDLPWMSAANGYGPVERNTSNGESAAGDGHPITLGGVVHAEGLGVHAASAVEYYTGKKCETVTADVGVDDEKGDRGTVAFEIWADGAEVASTGVLTNTMPAQPVSADVRGAEVVRLVVTDGGDGIDSDHADWADARLSC, via the coding sequence ATGCGTCACCTTCACACCCGCACCACCCGCAGCAGATTGGTCGGAGCGCTCGTCGCTGGACTGTTGTGTACGACCGGCCTCGCCGCACCGGCCCTGGCCACCCCCGCCACGGACGTGGCCGTCCCGGCCCTGGCCGACGGTCTCGCCCTCACCCCGCCGATGGGCTTCAACAACTGGAACTCCACGCACTGCCGGGCGGAGTTCAACGAGAGCATGGTCAAGGGGATCGCCGACCTCTTCGTCGAGAAGGGTCTCAAGGACGCCGGGTACCAGTACGTCAACCTGGACGACTGCTGGGCGCTGCCCTCCCGGGACGCGGACGGCAAACTGGTCGCCGACCCGGCCCGGTTCCCCGACGGGATCAAGGCGGTCGCCGACTACGTGCACGCCAAGGGGCTCAAGCTCGGTGTCTACACCAGCGCCGGTACGAAGACGTGCGACAGCGTGGGCTTCCCCGGCGCCCTGGGCCACGAGTACAGCGACGCCCGGCAGTTCGCGGACTGGGGCGTCGACTACCTCAAGTACGACAACTGCAACAACCAGGGCGTGGACGCCAAGTCGCGCTACACGACCATGCGGGACGCCCTTCAGGCCGCCTCCCGGGAAACCGGACGCCCCATCGTCTACAGCATCTGCGAGTGGGGCGAGAACAAGCCCTGGCAGTGGGCGTCGGACGTCGGACACCTGTGGCGCACGACCGGGGACATCAGCGACAACTGGGGCTCGATGCTGTCGATCCTCAAGCAGAACCTGCCCCTTGCGCCGTACGCCGGTCCCGGGCACTGGAACGACCCGGACATGCTGGAGGTCGGCAACGGCGGGATGACCGACACCGAGTACCGCTCGCACTTCTCCCTCTGGTCGGTCATGGCCGCACCCCTGCTCATCGGCTCCGACCTGCGCAAGGCGACCCCCGCGACCTTCGACATCCTCGCCAACAAGGAAGTCGTGGCGGTCGACCAGGACCCGCTCGGCAAGCAGGGCACCGTGCTCTCCTCCGAGGGCGGACGCTGGGTGGTCGCCAAGGAGATGAAGGACGGCAGCCGGGCGGTGGCTCTCTTCAACGAGACCGGCGGCGCGCAGCGCGTCGCCACCACCGCGGCGGCCGTGGGACTGCCGGCGGCTCCCGGCTACACCCTGCGCGATCTGTGGCAGCACCGGAGCTACAACACCGCGGGCGCCATCTCCGCGACCGTCCCCGCGCACGGCACGGTGCTCGTCCGCGTCTCGGCCGGACACGGCTGGGCCCAGCAACCGCCCGCCGTCGAACTCGGCCTGGACGGGAACCCGTTGGTGGAGGCGGGTGGGCCCGCGACCCTGACGACGTCGGTGACCGACCTCGGCCGCACGACGGCGCGACGCGTCGCCGTGACGCTCAGCGGTCCCGCCGGCTGGACGGTCAGGGCCGCTTCACGGACCACCGCGCCGGCCGTGCCGACCGGCCGTTCGCTGCGCACGAAGTGGCGGCTCACCGCGCCCGAGGGCACCGCCACCGGATCGTACGACCTGACCCTGCGGGCGACGTACCGCTCGCCTCGCGGCGTGCTCGTCGAGAGCGTGCTGCCCGTGACGGCCTCCGTGGTCGTGCCTCCTCCCCCGGGCACCTCGTCCCTCGGGGACCTGCCGTGGATGTCGGCGGCCAACGGGTACGGGCCCGTCGAGCGCAATACAAGCAACGGCGAGAGCGCGGCGGGCGACGGTCATCCGATCACCCTCGGCGGTGTCGTCCACGCTGAAGGCCTCGGTGTGCACGCGGCGAGCGCCGTCGAGTACTACACCGGCAAGAAGTGCGAGACCGTCACCGCGGACGTCGGGGTCGACGACGAGAAGGGCGACAGGGGAACCGTCGCCTTCGAGATCTGGGCGGACGGCGCCGAGGTCGCCTCGACCGGGGTGCTCACCAACACGATGCCCGCGCAGCCCGTGTCGGCCGATGTGAGGGGCGCCGAGGTGGTCCGCCTGGTCGTCACGGACGGCGGCGACGGGATCGACTCGGACCACGCCGACTGGGCCGACGCGCGGCTGAGCTGCTGA